One region of Jatrophihabitans cynanchi genomic DNA includes:
- a CDS encoding NADH-quinone oxidoreductase subunit J: MHELLAAGPLMHGHVPLGEAVAFWVLGPISLAGAIGMVLLRNAIHSALSLVATMMSLGMFYLIEQGPFLGLVQIIVYTGAIMILFLFVLMLVGRDSSDSIVETLRGQRWVAALFGLGFALLVAIGVGRALSNETPVDLDKQNAAGGNVHSIAELLFTRYLFAFELTSALLIVAAIAAMVLAHTERDEPKPTQKSIARERIRSGRPQPLPGPGVLSSGNSIGTPALLPDGSISQESLMAGTSVGRQTPSTYERDREARELEERGGDER, from the coding sequence ATGCATGAGCTGCTCGCCGCCGGGCCGCTGATGCACGGACACGTCCCCCTCGGGGAGGCCGTCGCGTTCTGGGTCCTCGGGCCGATCTCGCTGGCCGGCGCGATCGGGATGGTGCTGCTGCGCAACGCGATCCACTCGGCGCTCTCGCTGGTCGCGACCATGATGTCGCTCGGCATGTTCTACCTGATCGAGCAGGGCCCGTTCCTGGGGCTGGTGCAGATCATCGTGTACACCGGCGCGATCATGATCTTGTTCCTGTTCGTGCTCATGCTGGTCGGCCGTGACTCGTCCGACTCGATCGTCGAGACGCTGCGCGGGCAGCGCTGGGTGGCCGCCTTGTTCGGGCTCGGCTTCGCGCTGCTCGTCGCGATCGGCGTCGGCCGTGCGCTGTCGAACGAGACGCCCGTCGACCTGGACAAGCAGAACGCGGCCGGCGGGAATGTGCACTCGATCGCCGAGCTGCTGTTCACCCGGTACCTGTTCGCGTTCGAGCTCACCTCGGCGCTGTTGATCGTCGCGGCGATCGCGGCCATGGTGCTCGCGCACACCGAGCGCGACGAGCCGAAGCCGACGCAGAAGTCGATCGCGCGCGAGCGGATCCGCTCCGGGCGTCCGCAGCCGCTTCCCGGCCCGGGCGTGCTGTCGTCGGGAAACTCCATCGGCACGCCTGCGCTGCTGCCGGACGGGTCCATCTCGCAGGAGTCGCTCATGGCCGGGACGTCCGTCGGGCGCCAGACCCCGAGCACGTACGAGCGTGATCGGGAAGCCCGCGAGCTCGAGGAACGCGGTGGTGACGAGCGATGA
- the nuoL gene encoding NADH-quinone oxidoreductase subunit L, with protein sequence MNPASGVQSGAWLLIALPLISSAILLVGGRRTDKWGHLLGAGLPVALFVYTVILFFSVKGQDNRLVDQHLFSWIPVAGFQVDAGLLLDPLALTFALLITGVGSLIHIYAVGYLDHDPGRRRFFGYFNFFIAAMLLLVLADSYLLLYVGWECVGLASYLLISYYYNRNSAATAGNKAFFANRVGDVGLSIAIMLMFAYFGSTSFAGVFAHFGADGNASKGVAAAIGIMLLVGACSKSGQVPLQSWLPDAMEGPTPVSALIHAATMVTAGVYLIARSAPIFNASQAARTLVVIVGAVTILYGCISAFGQDDLKKVLAYSTVSQIGYMFLAVGLGPGVYAIGIIHLLGHGFFKAALFLSAGAVMHAMNDRIDMRRFGGLARVMPVTFAVFASGWLAIIGIPPFTGFFTKDKIIEAAFDKGGTSGWILGLAALLGAGLTAAYMTRALVMTFLGERRWEDDVHPHEASRVMTLPMGILAVLSLVGGYLLIFGGGVQHWLSPSVGHSVEEGVHTISPVVLAVITIVVALLGVFGAWVAFGTRPVPVEQPVGSPLTTAARANLYGDAFNEAVLMRPGQWLTRALVFFDNRGVDGTVNGLGAGFGGGSGRLRRLQTGFVRSYALSMLGGSIAVVAVLLAVRFQ encoded by the coding sequence ATGAACCCAGCTAGCGGCGTCCAGAGCGGGGCTTGGCTGCTCATCGCCCTGCCGCTCATCTCGAGCGCGATCCTGCTCGTCGGCGGCCGGCGCACCGACAAGTGGGGGCACCTGCTCGGTGCCGGGCTGCCCGTCGCGCTGTTCGTGTACACGGTGATCCTGTTCTTCTCGGTCAAGGGCCAGGACAACCGGCTGGTCGACCAGCACCTGTTCTCCTGGATCCCGGTCGCGGGTTTCCAGGTCGACGCGGGGCTGCTGCTCGATCCGCTCGCGCTCACCTTCGCGCTGCTGATCACCGGGGTCGGCTCGCTGATCCACATCTACGCCGTCGGTTACCTGGACCACGACCCCGGGCGCCGGCGCTTCTTCGGCTACTTCAACTTCTTCATCGCCGCGATGCTGCTGCTCGTGCTGGCCGACAGCTACCTGCTGCTCTACGTCGGCTGGGAGTGCGTGGGTCTGGCCTCCTACCTGCTCATCTCCTACTACTACAACCGCAACAGCGCGGCCACGGCCGGCAACAAGGCGTTCTTCGCGAACCGGGTCGGCGACGTCGGGCTGTCGATCGCGATCATGCTGATGTTCGCCTACTTCGGCAGCACCTCCTTCGCCGGCGTCTTCGCGCACTTCGGCGCCGACGGCAACGCGAGCAAGGGTGTGGCCGCGGCGATCGGCATCATGCTGCTGGTCGGTGCGTGCAGCAAGTCCGGCCAGGTGCCGCTTCAGTCCTGGTTGCCGGACGCCATGGAGGGCCCGACGCCTGTCTCGGCCCTCATCCACGCCGCAACCATGGTCACCGCGGGCGTCTACCTGATCGCCCGCTCGGCACCGATCTTCAACGCATCGCAGGCCGCGCGCACGCTGGTGGTCATCGTCGGTGCGGTCACGATCCTCTACGGCTGCATCAGCGCGTTCGGGCAGGACGACCTGAAGAAGGTGCTCGCCTACTCGACGGTGAGCCAGATCGGCTACATGTTCCTGGCCGTGGGGCTCGGGCCCGGCGTGTACGCGATCGGCATCATCCACCTGCTCGGTCACGGCTTCTTCAAGGCCGCGCTGTTCCTGTCGGCGGGTGCGGTGATGCACGCGATGAACGACCGCATCGACATGCGCCGCTTCGGCGGCCTGGCGAGGGTGATGCCGGTGACGTTCGCGGTGTTCGCGAGCGGCTGGCTGGCGATCATCGGCATCCCGCCGTTCACCGGCTTCTTCACCAAGGACAAGATCATCGAAGCGGCGTTCGACAAGGGCGGGACGTCCGGCTGGATCCTCGGGCTGGCCGCCCTGCTCGGCGCCGGGCTGACCGCGGCCTACATGACCCGTGCGCTGGTGATGACGTTCCTCGGCGAGCGCCGCTGGGAGGACGACGTGCACCCGCACGAGGCGTCCCGGGTGATGACGCTGCCGATGGGCATCCTCGCCGTCCTGTCCCTGGTCGGCGGCTACCTGCTGATCTTCGGCGGCGGCGTGCAGCACTGGCTCAGCCCGTCCGTCGGCCACAGCGTGGAAGAGGGGGTGCACACCATCTCGCCGGTCGTGCTCGCGGTGATCACCATCGTGGTGGCGCTGCTCGGCGTGTTCGGCGCATGGGTCGCGTTCGGGACGCGTCCGGTGCCGGTCGAGCAGCCGGTGGGCAGTCCGCTCACCACGGCGGCCCGCGCCAACCTCTACGGCGACGCGTTCAACGAGGCGGTGCTGATGCGGCCCGGCCAGTGGCTCACCCGTGCGCTGGTCTTCTTCGACAACCGAGGCGTCGACGGTACGGTGAACGGCCTGGGGGCGGGCTTCGGCGGTGGCTCCGGCCGGCTCCGAAGGCTGCAGACCGGCTTCGTGCGAAGTTACGCGCTGTCCATGCTGGGCGGCTCGATCGCCGTCGTGGCCGTGCTGCTGGCGGTGAGGTTCCAGTGA
- the nuoI gene encoding NADH-quinone oxidoreductase subunit NuoI — protein MADVQSGEPGGTLLGFAKGFGLTFGTMFKKTYTQQYPFDFYETAPRYHGRHVLNRHPDGLEKCVGCELCAWACPADAIYVEGGDNTEEERYSPGERYGKVYQINYLRCIFCGMCIEACPTRSLTMSNEYELALDNRQDLIYTKEQLMAPLLPGMEAPPHAMRLGDDEKDYYTVESQAPLQQGAPQSTANPAGRPITGIAIEVGRHHA, from the coding sequence ATGGCTGACGTTCAGAGCGGCGAACCGGGCGGCACCCTGCTCGGCTTCGCCAAGGGTTTCGGGCTCACCTTCGGGACCATGTTCAAGAAGACGTACACGCAGCAGTACCCGTTCGACTTCTACGAGACCGCACCGCGCTATCACGGCCGGCACGTGCTGAACCGGCACCCGGACGGGCTGGAGAAGTGTGTCGGCTGCGAGTTGTGCGCCTGGGCCTGCCCGGCCGACGCGATCTACGTCGAGGGCGGTGACAACACCGAGGAAGAGCGCTACTCCCCGGGTGAGCGGTACGGCAAGGTCTACCAGATCAACTACCTGCGCTGCATCTTCTGCGGCATGTGCATCGAGGCCTGCCCGACCAGGTCGCTCACGATGAGCAACGAGTACGAACTGGCGCTGGACAACCGGCAGGACCTGATCTACACGAAGGAGCAGTTGATGGCGCCGCTGCTGCCGGGGATGGAGGCGCCGCCGCACGCGATGCGGCTCGGCGACGACGAGAAGGACTACTACACGGTCGAGTCTCAGGCGCCGTTGCAGCAGGGCGCGCCGCAGAGCACGGCGAACCCGGCGGGCCGGCCGATCACCGGGATCGCGATCGAGGTGGGTCGCCACCATGCATGA
- the nuoK gene encoding NADH-quinone oxidoreductase subunit NuoK: MTPTYYLVLSAALFSVGAVGVLVRRNAIVVFMCVELMLNAVNLSLVTFSRINGSLDGQIMAFFVMTVAAAEVVVGLAIIMAIFRTRRSASVDDPNLLKY; encoded by the coding sequence ATGACGCCGACCTACTACCTGGTGCTGTCCGCCGCGCTGTTCTCGGTCGGTGCAGTCGGCGTGCTGGTGCGCCGCAACGCGATCGTCGTGTTCATGTGCGTCGAGCTGATGCTCAACGCGGTCAACCTCTCGCTCGTCACGTTCAGCCGCATCAACGGCAGCCTCGACGGGCAGATCATGGCGTTCTTCGTGATGACCGTGGCCGCGGCCGAGGTCGTCGTCGGGCTCGCGATCATCATGGCCATCTTCCGAACCCGCAGGTCGGCGTCCGTGGACGACCCGAACCTGCTGAAGTACTAG